Proteins encoded together in one bacterium window:
- a CDS encoding ATP-binding protein, which yields MRLREIFRSLQPPIWSTLSLPRLALPAAALLVTSYFLFAFSPQLLQPVVTCLVPLAGIGLAMAIVARLGEPLSAEIEAAPERLRPRARLGRILHRMAGLRGPHATAPEKRFLHAFRKARDLMFLANGEMQLVEVNDSFCELWGRRRADLLRCSLAEVMAETSLDQEDFSALLAAADFRGEMTVTQADGALRVFDLIATPLSRELYLGIAREVTEQRLYQDELQRAAEWRELVLRNLDDGLLVMDGEGRPAIHNRAAETLLALRAEDFAGLSLVEGELRHASQRWALRPAEGQGDPFQLALRQAAKVQDRRVCVWREGRRERELAINLSPLFDARQELIGALASLREVRTAEPGTGNQHHLARLTELVDLAAHAGHEIINRMTGIISYAQLLHERMPAETEEAGLLRGVIAEGERVTGILRHLLAFARPRPQERLTTPLEGVIAAALSLMQPRLAKDGIRVNNTATPDLPPVSCHCQQIQEVFVNLLSNAQYALNLKYPGEHPEKVIAIHTALVAKPDGNKRLRATVVDAGIGIAPENLPRIFAPFFSTKHKDEGTGLGLSLSQQIVRDHGGEIQVESELGSYARFIVELPVAENALEEA from the coding sequence ATGAGGCTTCGAGAAATCTTTCGGTCGTTGCAGCCGCCGATTTGGTCCACTCTTTCCCTGCCCCGGCTGGCGTTGCCGGCTGCGGCCCTCTTGGTCACGAGTTATTTTCTATTCGCGTTCAGCCCGCAGCTCCTGCAGCCGGTCGTGACCTGCCTGGTTCCCCTCGCAGGCATCGGGCTGGCCATGGCGATTGTCGCGCGTCTGGGCGAGCCGCTCTCTGCTGAAATCGAAGCGGCTCCGGAACGGCTGCGGCCGCGCGCCCGTTTGGGCCGCATTCTGCATCGCATGGCCGGCCTGCGCGGCCCGCACGCGACGGCCCCGGAAAAACGTTTCCTCCACGCCTTTCGCAAAGCCCGCGACTTGATGTTTCTCGCCAACGGCGAGATGCAGTTGGTGGAGGTCAATGACAGCTTCTGTGAATTGTGGGGCCGGCGGCGCGCCGATTTGCTGCGGTGCTCCCTCGCGGAAGTCATGGCCGAAACCAGTCTTGATCAGGAAGATTTCAGCGCGCTGCTGGCCGCCGCTGATTTTCGCGGGGAGATGACCGTCACGCAGGCCGACGGCGCCCTGCGCGTTTTCGATTTGATCGCCACCCCGCTGTCGCGCGAATTGTATCTCGGGATCGCGCGGGAAGTGACGGAACAACGCCTCTATCAAGATGAATTGCAGCGCGCTGCCGAGTGGCGTGAGCTGGTGTTGCGCAACCTCGATGACGGATTGTTGGTGATGGATGGCGAAGGCCGGCCGGCGATTCACAACCGCGCGGCGGAAACGCTGCTGGCCCTGCGCGCGGAGGATTTCGCCGGCTTGTCATTGGTGGAGGGCGAGCTGCGGCATGCCTCCCAGCGCTGGGCCTTGCGACCGGCGGAAGGGCAGGGTGATCCTTTTCAGCTTGCGCTGCGGCAGGCCGCCAAAGTGCAGGATCGCCGCGTGTGCGTCTGGCGGGAAGGCCGGCGCGAACGCGAGCTGGCGATCAACCTTTCCCCGCTCTTCGACGCGCGCCAGGAGTTGATCGGCGCCCTGGCCAGCCTGCGCGAAGTGCGCACGGCGGAGCCGGGGACCGGGAATCAGCATCATCTCGCCCGCCTGACGGAATTGGTGGATCTCGCTGCTCACGCCGGCCATGAGATCATCAATCGCATGACCGGCATCATCAGTTACGCCCAGCTCCTGCACGAGCGCATGCCCGCGGAAACCGAAGAGGCCGGCCTGCTGCGCGGCGTCATTGCCGAAGGCGAGCGCGTCACCGGCATCTTGCGCCATCTTCTCGCCTTTGCCCGGCCGCGGCCGCAGGAGCGCCTCACCACGCCGCTGGAGGGTGTCATTGCCGCCGCGCTCAGTTTGATGCAGCCGCGTCTGGCCAAAGACGGCATTCGGGTGAACAACACCGCGACGCCGGATTTGCCGCCGGTGAGCTGTCACTGCCAGCAGATTCAGGAAGTCTTCGTCAATCTGCTGAGCAATGCCCAGTATGCCCTCAATCTGAAGTATCCGGGCGAGCATCCGGAAAAGGTGATCGCCATTCACACCGCGCTGGTGGCCAAGCCGGACGGCAACAAGCGGTTGCGCGCCACGGTGGTGGACGCCGGCATCGGCATCGCGCCCGAAAATTTGCCCCGCATTTTTGCCCCCTTCTTCAGCACCAAACACAAGGATGAAGGCACCGGCCTGGGCCTGAGCTTGAGCCAGCAGATCGTTCGCGATCACGGCGGCGAGATTCAGGTGGAAAGCGAATTGGGGAGCTACGCGAGATTCATTGTGGAATTGCCTGTCGCCGAGAACGCGCTGGAGGAAGCATAG
- a CDS encoding cysteine peptidase family C39 domain-containing protein yields MAFAIQPDDYSCGPTCIYNALRLLGNADISLGRIKKACGTRPTSGTTENGLQRGLRRLGYEGRAQSWDRKSHGRQALAWVREEHSQGHPVILCVDRFEHWILVAGSKSRSYFVLDPERGSSRRAKIYRVSGTELLRRWWSYDRASGAGSYYAVAMEPRTQKSLRLAQKALPLTNPEVLDRLRESSNDLLTVSDALVSMFGDVKNGKHVSDLLLKRIAPILKNRRSDSEWAGLDYATLYQQLLNFLAFAKGRKLYYRPRHREKALIDLTFLILLHTHAQSRQQQVVA; encoded by the coding sequence ATGGCATTCGCCATCCAACCTGATGACTATAGCTGCGGCCCGACGTGCATCTACAATGCGCTGCGCTTGTTGGGCAATGCAGATATCTCCTTGGGCCGCATCAAAAAGGCGTGCGGCACCCGCCCTACCAGTGGCACCACGGAAAACGGTCTGCAACGCGGCCTGCGCCGTCTGGGCTATGAAGGCAGGGCGCAAAGCTGGGATCGCAAGAGCCACGGCCGGCAGGCGCTCGCCTGGGTGCGCGAAGAACACAGCCAGGGCCACCCGGTGATTCTGTGTGTCGATCGTTTCGAGCACTGGATTCTGGTGGCCGGCTCGAAGAGCCGCTCGTATTTCGTGCTCGACCCCGAGCGCGGCAGCAGCCGTCGCGCGAAGATCTACCGCGTATCCGGCACGGAGTTGCTGCGGCGGTGGTGGAGTTATGACAGGGCCTCCGGCGCCGGCAGCTACTACGCCGTTGCGATGGAACCGCGCACGCAGAAGTCGCTGCGCCTGGCGCAGAAGGCGCTGCCGCTCACCAATCCCGAAGTGCTCGACCGGCTGCGCGAAAGCTCGAATGATCTGCTGACGGTTTCGGATGCCCTGGTGAGCATGTTCGGCGATGTCAAGAACGGCAAGCACGTTTCGGATCTGCTGCTCAAGCGCATCGCGCCGATCTTGAAGAACCGGCGCTCCGACTCGGAATGGGCGGGCTTGGATTACGCCACGCTCTATCAGCAGTTGCTCAACTTCCTGGCGTTTGCCAAAGGCCGCAAGCTCTACTATCGCCCGCGCCACCGCGAGAAGGCGCTCATCGATCTCACGTTTCTCATTCTGCTGCACACGCATGCGCAATCGCGGCAGCAGCAGGTGGTGGCCTGA
- a CDS encoding type II toxin-antitoxin system RelE/ParE family toxin: MSIEFRLTVIFYKSESGNEPVREWLKNLPRGDRKIIGEDMKTVQLGWPLGMPSVRKLDVGLWEVRSKLGNRIARVLFTVEKNVMVLLHGFIKKSEKTPSDDLNLAKKRLSNLWS; the protein is encoded by the coding sequence ATGAGCATAGAATTCCGCTTAACAGTCATATTCTACAAAAGTGAATCAGGTAATGAGCCTGTTCGAGAATGGCTCAAGAACTTGCCCCGTGGCGACAGAAAAATCATTGGAGAAGATATGAAAACGGTGCAATTGGGATGGCCGTTGGGAATGCCTTCAGTCCGAAAATTGGATGTTGGTCTTTGGGAGGTTCGCTCAAAATTAGGCAACCGAATTGCTCGCGTCCTTTTTACGGTTGAAAAGAATGTGATGGTGCTCCTGCACGGATTCATCAAGAAATCAGAGAAGACACCATCAGATGATTTGAATCTCGCGAAAAAACGACTGTCGAATTTGTGGAGTTGA
- a CDS encoding helix-turn-helix domain-containing protein, producing MNKKHLGSNFDDFLSEEGLLAEAEAVAVKRVVALQIAKLMESKSISKAALAERMQTSRSAIERLLDPANDSVTLQTLGRAALALGKRLQIELID from the coding sequence ATGAATAAGAAACACTTGGGCAGCAATTTTGATGATTTCCTCAGCGAAGAAGGCTTGCTTGCCGAAGCTGAAGCCGTCGCGGTCAAGCGCGTGGTTGCTCTTCAAATTGCGAAATTGATGGAATCCAAGAGTATTTCAAAAGCCGCTCTGGCAGAGCGAATGCAGACAAGCCGTTCAGCGATTGAGCGTCTGCTTGATCCTGCCAATGATTCCGTTACTTTGCAGACTTTGGGACGTGCGGCACTGGCCTTGGGAAAGCGGCTTCAAATCGAGCTGATTGATTGA
- a CDS encoding DUF1566 domain-containing protein, which yields MMQSGHVRWTWHVLLAFVCWTAAANAQTPFYGKRYAVVVGINTYQHSHWPKLSYAQKDAAGFGELLEELGFTVYPLYDANASRAKIVSLLEDDLAPSLAANDAILFFFAGHGTTRRYNDEDYGYIVPYDATNKASTLISMEELRTLSAKMSRAKHQAFIMDCCYGGQLGVRGVKLSENIPNYLREVSTRVARQILTAGGKNQQVTDGGPGGHSIFTGYLLKGIQQGLADFNKDSWITFSELVAYITPAATSRLQTPGFATLPGHEQGEFLFPTLPPVIPSPGLRFRSAGATLSDDEVKRMLVANDFFDSSDNPRGKGIIHQFRSTTSKGQLLVIDDATGLTWQQGGSDDPMRFSAVQVYLDLLNRQEFAGYSDWRLPTLEEAMSLMAPENGLTGSYLNSVFDKRQEWIWTVDKDKLGEAWNVSFTDGTCHRYFTGVPCYVRAVRSGQS from the coding sequence ATGATGCAATCGGGACATGTTCGATGGACTTGGCACGTGCTCTTGGCGTTCGTATGCTGGACGGCAGCGGCGAACGCGCAGACGCCGTTCTACGGCAAACGTTATGCGGTGGTGGTCGGCATCAACACCTATCAGCACTCACACTGGCCGAAGCTATCTTATGCCCAAAAGGACGCCGCGGGATTTGGTGAGCTGCTCGAGGAGCTGGGGTTCACGGTCTATCCGCTTTATGACGCCAACGCCTCGCGCGCCAAGATTGTCTCACTCTTGGAAGACGACTTGGCGCCGAGCCTGGCGGCCAACGATGCCATTCTGTTTTTCTTCGCCGGCCATGGCACGACGCGGCGATACAACGACGAGGATTATGGCTACATTGTCCCCTACGATGCCACCAACAAAGCCTCGACGCTGATTTCCATGGAAGAGCTGCGCACGCTGTCCGCTAAGATGAGTCGGGCGAAACACCAGGCGTTCATCATGGACTGTTGCTACGGCGGCCAGCTCGGCGTGCGCGGCGTGAAGTTGTCGGAAAACATCCCAAACTACCTGCGAGAAGTGAGCACCCGTGTTGCCCGGCAAATTCTGACGGCCGGCGGCAAAAACCAGCAAGTGACAGACGGCGGGCCGGGTGGTCACAGCATCTTTACCGGTTATCTGCTCAAAGGTATTCAGCAAGGCTTGGCTGATTTCAATAAGGATTCCTGGATCACCTTCAGTGAACTGGTTGCTTATATCACCCCGGCAGCCACCAGCCGGCTGCAAACGCCGGGGTTTGCCACCTTGCCGGGTCATGAACAGGGCGAGTTTTTGTTTCCGACGCTGCCGCCGGTTATTCCATCGCCCGGTCTGCGTTTTCGAAGCGCTGGCGCCACGCTTTCCGATGATGAAGTAAAACGTATGCTTGTGGCAAATGATTTCTTTGACAGTTCTGACAATCCTCGTGGGAAAGGAATCATTCATCAGTTCCGGTCAACTACAAGCAAGGGACAGTTGCTGGTGATAGACGATGCCACCGGGCTTACGTGGCAGCAGGGTGGGTCTGATGATCCGATGAGATTCTCGGCAGTGCAAGTCTACTTGGATCTGCTGAATCGACAGGAATTTGCTGGCTATAGCGATTGGCGTCTGCCCACGCTCGAGGAGGCGATGTCGTTGATGGCCCCGGAGAATGGCTTAACAGGCTCATATCTCAATTCTGTATTTGACAAGAGGCAGGAGTGGATCTGGACGGTAGACAAAGACAAGTTGGGCGAGGCGTGGAACGTTTCTTTTACCGATGGCACGTGCCACCGCTACTTCACGGGCGTCCCCTGCTACGTCCGTGCGGTGCGTTCCGGACAATCTTGA
- a CDS encoding TIR domain-containing protein translates to MSKPVQIFLCHASEDKPKVVEVYRFLQQQGFKPWLDKEDLLPGQRWDEEIPKALQASDFVLIFLSQISVSKRGYVQREFKLALEILEEIPEGQICVIPIRLDNCSVPDRFRELQYCNLFDDGGLDKICRAIRAEPKTSKRRQANASVASGRSLRFSKKVGNLSTSGTKSYANLMKPVRLRSRPRHNFSRKDVKNMLIEMGFFDAGLNKMGKGLQHLYEAIEQNNAKLVFDRATSLIWQQAGSEKLIVFEEARQYLEQLNRDRFGGYSDWRLPTLEEAISLMEPTKKNGGLHIDPEFDGTQRWIRTADVPVLGEARDANFNEGRCNNNSIATTNYYIRAVRSGQS, encoded by the coding sequence ATGAGCAAGCCGGTGCAGATTTTCTTGTGTCATGCCAGCGAAGACAAGCCGAAGGTCGTCGAAGTCTATCGCTTCCTCCAGCAGCAGGGTTTCAAGCCGTGGCTGGATAAGGAAGATTTGTTGCCGGGGCAGCGCTGGGACGAGGAGATCCCCAAAGCCCTGCAGGCCTCGGATTTTGTTTTGATTTTCCTTTCTCAAATTTCAGTGTCTAAGCGAGGATATGTACAAAGAGAATTCAAATTAGCTTTGGAGATACTGGAAGAGATTCCCGAAGGGCAGATTTGTGTGATTCCGATACGGCTCGACAATTGTTCAGTCCCTGACCGTTTTCGTGAACTGCAATACTGTAATCTGTTTGACGATGGTGGCTTGGACAAGATCTGTCGTGCCATACGCGCCGAACCGAAAACAAGTAAGCGGAGGCAAGCCAATGCATCTGTAGCCAGTGGTCGGTCCCTTAGGTTTTCCAAGAAAGTGGGCAATCTCTCCACGAGTGGGACGAAGTCGTACGCCAACCTGATGAAACCAGTGCGGCTACGTTCCCGTCCTCGACACAATTTTTCGCGGAAAGATGTTAAAAACATGCTCATAGAGATGGGTTTCTTTGATGCAGGTTTGAACAAGATGGGCAAGGGGCTGCAACATCTATACGAGGCTATTGAACAAAACAACGCCAAGCTTGTATTTGACCGCGCGACCAGTTTGATATGGCAGCAAGCGGGATCCGAGAAACTCATAGTCTTTGAAGAAGCGCGACAATACCTCGAACAACTGAATCGAGATCGATTCGGGGGCTACAGTGACTGGCGCCTGCCGACACTGGAGGAAGCAATATCATTGATGGAGCCAACAAAAAAGAATGGTGGCTTACATATTGATCCAGAATTTGATGGAACTCAGCGATGGATTCGAACTGCAGATGTGCCAGTGTTGGGCGAAGCTCGGGACGCCAACTTCAATGAAGGCCGCTGCAACAACAATAGTATTGCCACTACTAATTACTATATCCGTGCAGTGCGTTCCGGACAATCTTGA
- a CDS encoding AI-2E family transporter, with translation MATGAPTHADERRLLYRKLKAEKFSRYFLLIVLVGTMFMFYNVVKIFLLPVLLATVFSTLFYPFYERLRRLFRGNRSLSSFACCVILLLGLLIPVYILAAMVAQEAIAFFQTAQVEIQKILAQGEASVLARIMDSQLAKFLNLQEIDWHAYLQESAKTIGTWLAKFINETSQGTIALITNLFVMLFTMYYFFKDGERLVQRLKYLSPLDDVYEEALILRFASVARATVKGTLLIGMIQGFLGGLTLWLFDISSPILWGVIMVVLSILPSVGAWLVMVPIAVIQVATGSVWAGLAIAFMGMVVIGNIDNLMRPRLVGRDAGMHDLMIFFSTLGGISVFGVMGFIVGPVIAVFFLTILDIYSVEFKSHLELSRESGAIEGLPGKKPAARKPTATPEPPAAPSQQSEPASPAATEAPPPSSAVGEKAVARN, from the coding sequence ATGGCTACTGGCGCCCCCACCCACGCGGATGAGCGCAGACTGCTGTACCGCAAGCTGAAGGCCGAAAAGTTCAGCCGCTATTTTCTGCTGATCGTCCTGGTCGGCACGATGTTTATGTTCTACAACGTCGTCAAGATTTTTCTGCTGCCGGTGCTGCTGGCCACGGTCTTCTCGACGCTGTTCTATCCTTTCTATGAGCGGCTGCGCCGGCTCTTCCGGGGTAATCGCAGCCTCAGCTCATTCGCCTGCTGCGTCATCCTGCTGCTGGGCCTGCTGATCCCGGTTTACATTTTGGCCGCGATGGTGGCCCAGGAGGCCATTGCCTTCTTCCAAACCGCGCAGGTGGAAATTCAAAAGATCCTCGCGCAAGGCGAAGCCAGCGTTTTGGCCCGGATCATGGACTCACAACTGGCGAAGTTCCTGAATCTCCAGGAAATCGACTGGCACGCCTACCTGCAGGAGAGCGCCAAGACCATCGGCACCTGGCTGGCAAAATTCATCAATGAAACTTCGCAGGGCACCATCGCCCTGATCACCAATCTGTTCGTGATGCTGTTCACGATGTACTACTTCTTCAAAGACGGCGAGCGGCTGGTGCAGCGGTTGAAATACCTCAGCCCACTGGATGACGTTTATGAAGAAGCATTGATCCTGCGCTTTGCCTCGGTGGCGCGCGCCACGGTGAAGGGCACGCTGCTGATCGGCATGATCCAGGGCTTTCTCGGCGGCTTGACGTTGTGGCTGTTCGACATCAGCTCGCCGATTCTGTGGGGCGTGATCATGGTGGTGCTGTCGATTCTGCCCTCGGTGGGCGCCTGGCTGGTGATGGTGCCGATTGCCGTCATTCAGGTCGCCACCGGCAGCGTGTGGGCGGGACTCGCGATTGCGTTCATGGGCATGGTGGTGATCGGCAACATCGACAATCTCATGCGGCCGCGGCTGGTGGGCCGCGATGCCGGCATGCACGATTTGATGATCTTCTTCTCGACGCTGGGCGGCATCAGCGTGTTCGGCGTGATGGGCTTCATCGTCGGCCCGGTGATCGCGGTTTTCTTTCTGACCATTTTGGACATTTACAGCGTCGAATTCAAATCCCATCTCGAGCTGTCGCGCGAGAGCGGTGCGATTGAAGGCCTGCCGGGGAAAAAGCCGGCGGCGCGCAAACCCACGGCCACGCCGGAGCCGCCCGCCGCGCCCAGCCAGCAGAGCGAACCGGCCAGCCCGGCCGCAACCGAGGCGCCGCCGCCGAGTTCTGCAGTGGGGGAGAAAGCAGTGGCGAGGAATTGA
- a CDS encoding nucleotidyltransferase, giving the protein MLEKYLELLQALHEARIRYLVIGGFAAIMHGIPRFTKDLDLAIIPDLQTCAGILTVLKSLRFGTAYLTTPEDFAKSKITIFEDYLRLDVLTEVPGLDFEAAWLRREVAYVKEVPVNLVCLDDLIALKAAAGRKIDLEGLEYLERIRAGKF; this is encoded by the coding sequence ATGCTCGAAAAATATCTGGAGCTGCTGCAGGCGCTGCACGAGGCGAGGATTAGATACCTGGTGATCGGCGGCTTTGCAGCCATCATGCACGGTATCCCTCGTTTCACAAAAGATCTGGATCTTGCCATCATACCCGACCTCCAGACCTGCGCAGGCATCTTGACTGTCCTCAAGAGCCTGCGTTTCGGAACGGCCTACCTGACGACGCCGGAGGATTTTGCAAAGAGCAAGATAACCATTTTTGAAGACTACTTGCGGTTGGATGTTCTCACGGAGGTCCCGGGGCTAGATTTTGAAGCCGCGTGGCTCAGGCGTGAGGTCGCCTACGTAAAAGAAGTACCGGTTAACTTGGTTTGCCTTGATGACTTGATTGCATTGAAAGCCGCGGCCGGCCGCAAGATTGATCTTGAAGGCTTGGAATATCTTGAAAGAATTCGCGCCGGCAAGTTTTAG
- a CDS encoding long-chain fatty acid--CoA ligase, with product MNVREFEATEAGRQVEGERSSPPAVHHSSAAQRPHAELLEFISTVPLTAFDEAQFNRLALKIFAHQIRENAVYRKYCEQIAPAALAPRHWLEIPAVTTSAFKQVPLVCFPTEQAAFIFHTSGTTQARSGKHYFRTLEYYRTAALRSFQAYCLPDRPQLRMLFLGPTAEHFPHSSLGCMFTAIREEWGARGSAAFMTPAGLDLAGLRRAIVRAQQERVPIFLLGTAFALLEALEAFVAEDFEPKLPPHSRILDTGGYKGRTRELPRQEFQQMLSAAFGVPPECLLNEYGMTELSSQFYASRLPGVPLQDHNPNVKFMPPWVRVLAVGPENLQPLPPGETGLLRIFDLANIDSVMAIQTEDVGRAWQDRIELEGRASAAELRGCSLLTERIE from the coding sequence ATGAACGTGAGAGAGTTCGAGGCCACGGAGGCCGGCCGGCAAGTGGAAGGCGAACGTTCCTCACCGCCGGCAGTTCACCATTCTTCCGCCGCCCAGCGTCCGCATGCCGAGTTGCTCGAGTTCATTTCCACGGTCCCCCTCACCGCATTTGATGAGGCCCAATTCAACCGGTTGGCGCTGAAAATTTTTGCCCATCAAATCCGGGAGAACGCGGTCTACCGCAAGTATTGCGAACAGATTGCACCGGCCGCGCTTGCTCCCCGCCACTGGCTGGAAATTCCCGCAGTCACCACCAGCGCCTTCAAGCAGGTGCCTCTGGTGTGTTTTCCAACCGAACAAGCCGCATTCATCTTTCACACCAGCGGCACCACGCAAGCGCGCAGCGGCAAGCATTACTTTCGCACGCTGGAATACTATCGCACCGCGGCCTTGCGCAGCTTTCAAGCTTATTGCCTGCCCGATCGGCCGCAGTTGCGCATGCTGTTCCTCGGTCCCACCGCCGAACACTTTCCCCATTCCTCGCTGGGCTGCATGTTCACAGCGATTCGCGAGGAATGGGGCGCGCGCGGCAGCGCTGCGTTCATGACGCCCGCCGGACTTGATCTAGCCGGGCTTCGCCGCGCCATTGTGCGCGCACAACAGGAGCGGGTGCCGATCTTCCTGCTGGGCACGGCCTTCGCGCTGCTGGAAGCTCTCGAGGCCTTTGTGGCCGAGGACTTCGAGCCGAAGTTGCCGCCGCACAGCCGCATTTTGGACACCGGCGGCTACAAAGGCCGGACGCGCGAGCTACCGCGGCAGGAATTTCAGCAAATGCTGAGCGCGGCTTTCGGTGTGCCGCCGGAATGCTTGTTGAATGAATACGGCATGACCGAATTGAGTTCGCAATTCTATGCCAGCCGGTTGCCGGGCGTGCCGCTGCAGGATCACAACCCCAACGTCAAGTTCATGCCGCCGTGGGTGCGGGTGCTGGCAGTTGGTCCGGAAAACCTGCAGCCGCTGCCGCCGGGCGAAACCGGCCTGCTGCGCATTTTCGATTTGGCGAACATTGATTCGGTGATGGCGATTCAAACCGAAGACGTGGGCCGCGCCTGGCAGGATCGCATCGAACTGGAGGGCCGGGCGAGCGCGGCAGAATTGCGCGGCTGCTCGCTGCTGACGGAGAGGATTGAGTGA